The sequence below is a genomic window from bacterium.
ACCGTCTTCCCAAACCAGCTCGACGACCTTCTGGACTGAATCCGAGAAATCGCTGGAACGATAGTTCTGGAAGAAGGTCGCCTCGACCAGATCGTCTCGGACTCGCACCATGTCGAGCCGAGAGATCGAGACCTTGACGAACTCGGGCGCCGTTAGCCGCTCGCGGCGCAGCGCTTCCCAGGCCGCGCGACTCGAACTCGCGGGCCGATAACTGCGAGAGTACATCGCCAGGTAGCTGTCCACATCCTGGGCGGACCAGGCGGCGGACCAGTCGCCGAGGGCCTGCCGGACTCCGGCGTAGGCCGACCCCAGCGGGGGCGAGCCGGCGCTTGCGGGCTCCGGAGCGGTTTCGGCCTCGTCGTTGGCGGCGGCCCTCGCGGGCGGCATCTCGGTCGCCTGCGAGGCTAGCTTGAGGGTTCTGTCGGAGCCGCGATCGCTGCCTGCCGGCGTGGCTGAGGAAGCGTCGGACCCGTCTCCGGTTTCGCGAACGGCGCTCTCGACCGCCTGTCCGTCGGCGTCCGATGTGTTCACTTCTTCGAGCTCGGCGGTTGTGGCGGCTGAGCTGGACTCGGCGTCGAAGTCCGGGATCCACTCGGTGAGCCAGAACAGAAAGATCAGGCCGATTACGATGACCGCGGCGGTTGCCAGTAACGGCAATACGTGCCGCTCGGTCGACTGGGTCTTGCTC
It includes:
- a CDS encoding TIGR02266 family protein, translated to MPTTSNRQASIDSRRIALEREVTIRVPRFDTFVTEYSTNISTTGMFIVSEKPHPPGTTFTFEFSVADDWKLIRGKAQVVWTRYRDEDKERPAGMGVRFVELDAQSRRLIRWIVEKHIREGGRPFELDELRSVIDEALEDVIETDETAAAADTVAPVASAAVTRSRPKAQRPPESKTQSTERHVLPLLATAAVIVIGLIFLFWLTEWIPDFDAESSSAATTAELEEVNTSDADGQAVESAVRETGDGSDASSATPAGSDRGSDRTLKLASQATEMPPARAAANDEAETAPEPASAGSPPLGSAYAGVRQALGDWSAAWSAQDVDSYLAMYSRSYRPASSSRAAWEALRRERLTAPEFVKVSISRLDMVRVRDDLVEATFFQNYRSSDFSDSVQKVVELVWEDG